One Gimesia sp. DNA segment encodes these proteins:
- a CDS encoding phosphatidylinositol-specific phospholipase C/glycerophosphodiester phosphodiesterase family protein: protein MGFSRLFCVVLLVISCSFTSLKADEKTHAPLFQAHAHNDYEHARPLHDALEHGFWSVEADIYLVDGELLVAHDRPDVKPERTLRKLYLDPLQAYFLKQPFPKDGKTPPFTLLVDIKTDGAAVYPILQQQLEDYAALLCRVEDGKSIPGAVQIVISGDRPKRLIAAANPRYMGIDGRLSDLGSKQPAELMPLISDRWTSHFKYRGKGSMSEAERTKLRTIVKQAHAAGRRVRFWATPESEAVWRELVAADVDHINTDQLERLSAFLKRQTD, encoded by the coding sequence ATGGGTTTCAGCCGATTGTTTTGCGTTGTGCTGCTGGTTATCAGTTGTAGCTTCACATCATTGAAGGCAGATGAGAAGACGCATGCGCCTCTGTTTCAGGCACATGCCCATAATGATTATGAGCATGCTCGACCATTGCACGATGCGCTGGAGCATGGGTTCTGGTCTGTGGAAGCGGACATTTACCTGGTGGATGGTGAACTGCTGGTGGCCCACGATCGGCCCGATGTAAAGCCGGAACGGACGCTGCGGAAACTCTACCTGGATCCGCTGCAGGCTTATTTCCTCAAACAGCCTTTCCCGAAGGATGGGAAGACGCCCCCCTTCACTCTGCTGGTGGATATTAAAACGGATGGTGCGGCGGTTTACCCCATATTACAACAGCAACTGGAAGACTATGCCGCGCTGCTTTGTCGGGTTGAAGACGGGAAATCGATTCCGGGGGCAGTGCAAATTGTGATTTCGGGAGACCGGCCGAAGAGACTGATTGCCGCCGCCAACCCGCGGTATATGGGGATTGACGGGCGGTTGAGTGATCTGGGCTCGAAGCAGCCGGCGGAACTGATGCCGCTGATCAGCGATCGCTGGACGTCCCATTTCAAATATCGCGGTAAAGGAAGCATGTCTGAGGCGGAACGGACCAAACTGCGGACAATTGTGAAGCAGGCCCATGCCGCGGGGCGGCGGGTACGGTTCTGGGCAACGCCGGAGTCAGAAGCCGTCTGGCGGGAACTGGTGGCCGCGGATGTGGATCACATTAACACGGATCAACTGGAACGGCTGAGTGCGTTTCTTAAGAGGCAGACCGATTAG
- a CDS encoding S1 RNA-binding domain-containing protein → MLVSGDIVRAEVLAVRVFGMFCVYDRQEIQVLIPEISWIASFNSCEQFASVGDQLRVRIIHVDAAGGRIAGTIKGMYANPWESNQFEVGTVFSSKVMRHVDQADRCDGQSGYLVELMPGAYAMLCSQNSSITPGERCSVIVNVVNRRQHAVRISLVSPNQKAC, encoded by the coding sequence ATGCTGGTTTCAGGGGATATCGTGAGAGCTGAGGTCCTCGCTGTGCGCGTATTCGGTATGTTTTGTGTGTATGACAGGCAGGAGATCCAGGTGCTCATCCCGGAGATTTCCTGGATCGCCTCTTTTAATTCGTGTGAGCAGTTTGCATCTGTGGGTGATCAGTTACGAGTTAGGATCATTCATGTTGATGCGGCAGGCGGTCGGATTGCAGGTACGATTAAAGGAATGTATGCGAACCCCTGGGAGTCCAATCAGTTCGAAGTGGGAACAGTCTTTTCGTCAAAAGTGATGCGTCATGTCGATCAGGCAGATCGATGCGATGGACAGTCTGGCTATCTGGTTGAACTGATGCCAGGGGCATATGCGATGTTATGCTCGCAAAATAGTTCAATCACACCAGGTGAGCGTTGTTCCGTCATCGTGAACGTAGTCAATCGGCGGCAACATGCAGTGCGTATCTCTCTGGTATCTCCGAACCAAAAAGCCTGTTAA
- a CDS encoding prenyltransferase/squalene oxidase repeat-containing protein, whose product MFLFSSLLLALTGAVADAQPTTAEVRSTVERSIPYIENQGLWWIEEKKCASCHRVGTMLWSLQNAKQHGFTVSDRLQEWTDWANDKALSKNDKGQIAGTTNKEGVVQQLFAFTPANSDPETRKKLIGLLRVDQRPDGSWKAGGQLPFQKRPKPETDAVSTMWLTLGLLTAADDPQNQKTIQQAQTFIDKSAPGKSTEWYVMKLLLATSQKQDQQRDQMIQQLQSLQHDDGGWGWLTSDPSDALGTGMALFALRKAGVDLEADPVRRAEQFLISTQKKDGSWPVKGTKAKKKDRIEETAVYWGTTWAVLGLLECLPQ is encoded by the coding sequence ATGTTCCTCTTCAGCTCACTCCTCCTCGCTCTGACCGGTGCAGTCGCAGACGCCCAGCCCACCACCGCCGAAGTTCGGTCCACCGTAGAGCGCAGCATCCCTTACATTGAAAATCAGGGTCTGTGGTGGATTGAGGAAAAAAAATGTGCGTCCTGCCACCGCGTGGGAACCATGCTCTGGAGTCTGCAGAACGCGAAGCAGCATGGCTTCACCGTCAGCGACCGTCTGCAGGAATGGACCGACTGGGCCAATGACAAGGCGCTGTCCAAAAATGACAAAGGCCAGATCGCGGGGACGACTAATAAAGAAGGCGTAGTCCAGCAATTGTTCGCATTTACGCCAGCCAACTCAGATCCGGAAACCCGCAAAAAACTGATCGGTCTGCTGCGTGTCGATCAGAGGCCCGACGGCTCCTGGAAAGCAGGCGGGCAACTTCCCTTTCAGAAGCGTCCCAAACCGGAAACCGATGCCGTCAGTACCATGTGGCTCACGCTCGGTTTGCTGACCGCCGCCGATGATCCTCAAAATCAAAAGACCATCCAGCAGGCGCAGACCTTTATCGACAAGAGTGCACCGGGCAAAAGCACCGAATGGTACGTCATGAAACTCTTGCTCGCGACCAGCCAGAAACAAGACCAGCAGCGCGACCAGATGATCCAGCAGTTACAGAGCCTGCAACACGATGATGGTGGCTGGGGCTGGCTCACCAGCGATCCCAGCGATGCCCTTGGTACCGGTATGGCGTTGTTCGCCCTCCGCAAAGCGGGCGTTGATTTAGAGGCCGACCCAGTCCGACGGGCGGAGCAGTTTCTGATCTCGACTCAGAAAAAAGATGGCTCCTGGCCGGTCAAAGGGACCAAAGCCAAGAAGAAAGATCGCATCGAAGAAACTGCCGTCTACTGGGGCACCACCTGGGCGGTCCTCGGTCTTCTGGAATGCCTGCCACAGTAA
- a CDS encoding T6SS immunity protein Tdi1 domain-containing protein, translated as MALTLNDLTINLDQVDCKDLLDDWTWAMPEPMQPVLVTAMGDVFAQGESGAIYFADMVEGKISPIAEDSSEFETLLQDPDFVTDLFFPARVLELREAGVTLEPGQVYGHQTPLVLSGEDELDNIEPIDVAVHVSVHGQIHDQVKDLPPGTVITDIEFE; from the coding sequence GTGGCACTCACACTAAATGATTTGACAATTAATCTGGATCAGGTCGACTGCAAGGACCTCTTGGACGACTGGACCTGGGCCATGCCCGAACCGATGCAGCCCGTACTGGTCACCGCCATGGGAGATGTCTTCGCGCAGGGCGAATCGGGGGCCATCTACTTTGCCGATATGGTCGAAGGCAAGATCTCCCCGATCGCCGAGGACAGCAGCGAATTTGAAACATTGCTCCAGGATCCCGATTTCGTCACCGACCTGTTCTTTCCTGCCCGCGTGCTGGAACTGCGCGAAGCCGGCGTCACCCTGGAACCGGGCCAGGTCTACGGCCACCAGACGCCCCTCGTCCTCAGTGGCGAAGATGAACTCGATAACATCGAACCGATCGACGTCGCCGTACACGTCAGCGTCCACGGCCAGATCCACGACCAGGTCAAAGACCTCCCCCCGGGTACCGTGATTACTGATATCGAGTTTGAGTAA
- a CDS encoding glycosyltransferase family 39 protein codes for MIPSGKPYIVGNNCQTTSARPVTESLLPTLSEPESNQTTSHTSHWCHWALAAIVILFLIWRVPLVLREAGGQDEEWFAIPGWTILETGIPRVPYAPQRQTGSAFYQADEALFALPPLYFYVSAPLYAVLPPTYSTTRLVSIAAGVGTLILMYLLAVRVFKDPQAGLIAAGLFSLSRLLYFPAVISRPDMLCCLWGLLAILMMYRWHASARRYRDLGLVGLLLGLGMLTHPFALVYCIQLGCWALLVNGTWQQRLLRGTVITVCALAVFALWLPLILAYPEPFRYQFFTNVLDRSGPGLISRLLFPWPYFATQFQLLREHAGTIQLSLMAAGLVIGTGLGWRSRDHRQRILLLLTWSSIYLLIACQGHHPTKGYWSYPGLLLFLCLGWGLSRLATPLWNRSVVWRLSVLVGAACLVLAMLPGSGIRTWGAHIANWSNANYNAPRFISRIIQELPADARYTVDRAYVFNFAATGRQTLLGDNREFAFDARPFPYDYLIVSHDMRDRGVSQEFNGRLVGTWGDPDDPFSCFVEVYVPEDSPVQSLDQTSQK; via the coding sequence TTGATCCCATCTGGTAAACCGTATATCGTCGGTAACAACTGTCAAACGACTTCCGCGCGTCCCGTCACCGAAAGCCTGCTGCCGACCTTGTCCGAACCCGAATCGAATCAGACCACCTCTCACACCAGCCACTGGTGTCACTGGGCCCTCGCCGCGATTGTCATCCTCTTTCTGATCTGGCGGGTCCCCCTCGTACTCCGCGAGGCAGGGGGGCAGGATGAAGAATGGTTCGCCATTCCCGGCTGGACGATTCTCGAGACAGGCATCCCCCGCGTACCCTATGCCCCGCAACGACAGACCGGCAGCGCCTTCTATCAGGCAGACGAAGCGCTCTTCGCACTTCCGCCACTTTACTTTTATGTCTCCGCACCGCTGTACGCCGTCCTGCCTCCAACTTACAGCACGACGCGGCTCGTCTCCATCGCGGCTGGGGTCGGAACCCTGATTCTGATGTACCTGCTCGCCGTGCGCGTATTCAAAGACCCACAGGCCGGACTGATCGCCGCGGGGCTCTTCAGCCTCTCCCGGCTCCTTTATTTCCCCGCTGTCATCTCCCGACCCGACATGCTCTGCTGCCTCTGGGGACTGCTGGCAATCCTGATGATGTATCGCTGGCATGCTAGCGCACGACGCTACCGCGACCTGGGTCTCGTCGGCCTCCTGCTGGGACTGGGCATGCTCACGCATCCCTTTGCGCTGGTCTACTGCATTCAGCTCGGCTGCTGGGCACTGCTCGTCAACGGGACCTGGCAACAACGCCTGTTGCGGGGCACCGTGATCACCGTATGCGCCCTCGCGGTCTTCGCCTTATGGCTCCCTCTGATACTGGCTTACCCCGAACCGTTCCGCTATCAGTTTTTCACCAACGTCCTCGACCGCTCCGGTCCGGGACTGATCTCCCGTCTTCTGTTTCCCTGGCCTTACTTCGCCACGCAGTTTCAGTTGCTCCGCGAACACGCGGGCACGATTCAGCTCTCACTCATGGCCGCAGGATTAGTCATCGGCACCGGGCTGGGCTGGCGCTCCCGGGACCATCGTCAGCGTATCCTGCTGCTGCTCACCTGGTCCTCTATTTACCTGCTCATTGCCTGCCAGGGCCACCACCCGACCAAAGGCTACTGGTCGTATCCCGGCTTGCTCCTGTTCCTCTGCCTGGGCTGGGGGCTGAGCCGCCTCGCTACGCCACTCTGGAACCGCAGCGTCGTCTGGCGTCTTTCGGTACTGGTTGGTGCAGCCTGTCTTGTGCTGGCAATGCTTCCCGGATCGGGGATCCGCACCTGGGGCGCTCACATTGCGAACTGGTCGAATGCGAATTACAATGCACCTCGATTTATCAGTCGGATTATTCAGGAGTTACCTGCAGACGCCCGTTATACGGTCGATCGCGCCTATGTCTTCAATTTTGCAGCCACGGGACGTCAGACGCTCCTCGGGGACAACCGCGAATTCGCCTTTGATGCACGTCCTTTTCCCTACGATTACCTCATTGTCAGCCATGACATGCGGGACAGGGGGGTGAGTCAAGAGTTCAACGGGCGTCTCGTGGGAACCTGGGGAGATCCGGATGATCCCTTCAGCTGTTTTGTCGAAGTTTATGTGCCGGAAGACAGCCCGGTACAGAGCCTCGATCAGACCAGTCAGAAATGA